A genomic stretch from Arachis stenosperma cultivar V10309 chromosome 3, arast.V10309.gnm1.PFL2, whole genome shotgun sequence includes:
- the LOC130969872 gene encoding ornithine decarboxylase-like, with the protein MPTLVAQPYSLSLNPVLTASGVKGKPVTSLSSEGDGIFGYIQSVIHDKQETESPFMVLDLGVVMDLMDKWRTMLPMVQPFYAVKCNPDPSLLGSLAAMGSSFDCASKSEIEAVLSLGVSPNCIIYANPCKSESHIKYAASVGVNVTTFDSEYEVEKIRKWHPECELLLRIKPPEDGGARCALGRKYGALPEEVPTLLQAANDAGLKVIGVSFHIGSGDADSRAYHGAIAAAKGVFEMASQLGMAKMHVLDIGGGFTSGPGFDAAAMHVNKALESNFGNEEGITVIGEPGRYFAETAFTFATKIIGKRVRGELREYWISDGIYGSFNCIMFDFATVTCRPLVTCGENMVPMCFKDSKTFSSTVFGPTCDSLDTVLRNTQLPELHANDWLVFPNMGAYTTAAGSNFNGFSASAITTYLVYSTPIA; encoded by the coding sequence ATGCCTACACTTGTTGCCCAGCCCTATTCTTTGAGCCTCAACCCCGTTCTTACTGCGTCAGGCGTTAAGGGCAAACCAGTAACTTCATTGTCCTCCGAAGGCGATGGAATCTTTGGTTACATTCAATCTGTGATTCATGACAAACAAGAAACGGAATCGCCGTTCATGGTTCTCGATTTAGGGGTAGTTATGGACCTCATGGACAAGTGGCGCACGATGCTTCCAATGGTTCAACCGTTCTATGCGGTAAAGTGCAACCCTGACCCGTCCTTGCTTGGATCATTAGCAGCGATGGGTTCGAGTTTCGATTGCGCCAGCAAATCAGAGATCGAAGCAGTTTTGTCCCTCGGCGTCTCGCCGAATTGCATCATCTACGCTAATCCATGCAAATCGGAGTCGCACATTAAGTACGCCGCTAGCGTCGGTGTCAACGTAACAACCTTTGATTCAGAATATGAGGTTGAAAAGATCCGAAAATGGCACCCTGAATGCGAGCTTCTCCTCCGCATAAAACCTCCAGAAGATGGTGGTGCGCGATGTGCATTAGGTCGCAAATATGGCGCACTACCGGAGGAAGTTCCGACGCTCCTCCAAGCCGCAAACGATGCAGGCTTGAAGGTCATCGGAGTTTCCTTCCACATCGGTAGTGGAGATGCCGATTCGAGAGCCTACCATGGCGCCATCGCTGCCGCTAAAGGAGTTTTTGAAATGGCTTCTCAATTAGGCATGGCTAAAATGCACGTGCTGGATATTGGTGGAGGCTTCACATCTGGCCCAGGGTTCGATGCAGCTGCAATGCACGTGAACAAAGCTCTTGAATCCAACTTTGGAAACGAAGAGGGCATAACGGTAATTGGAGAACCAGGCCGTTACTTTGCGGAAACGGCTTTTACGTTCGCGACAAAGATCATTGGGAAGCGCGTGAGGGGAGAGTTGAGGGAGTATTGGATTAGCGATGGGATTTACGGGAGTTTTAACTGCATAATGTTCGACTTTGCAACCGTCACGTGCAGGCCTCTGGTTACGTGCGGTGAGAATATGGTTCCCATGTGCTTTAAAGACTCGAAAACATTCTCGTCTACTGTGTTTGGGCCCACATGTGATTCGCTTGATACGGTGCTGAGGAACACGCAGCTTCCCGAGCTGCATGCGAATGACTGGCTTGTGTTCCCTAACATGGGTGCTTATACCACCGCTGCAGGGAGCAATTTCAATGGGTTTAGTGCTTCAGCCATCACTACCTACCTTGTATATTCAACTCCTATAGCCTAG